The following coding sequences lie in one Xanthomonas hortorum pv. pelargonii genomic window:
- a CDS encoding pirin family protein, giving the protein MSATSTTAAVQVLRTIRGMPTSDGAGVKLTRVIGTQQLPDLDPFLMLDEFGTDKAEDYLVGFPSHPHRGFETVTYMLDGRMRHKDNHGNEGLLTPGSVQWMTAGRGLIHSEMPEQESGRMRGFQLWVNLPARDKMTEPKYQEYAPESIPVAQPALGVTVKVIAGTVGEVRGPIVQPATDPLYLDIALAPNVSWDYVLPSGHNAFAYAFEGAVTVGEGDASRALPAQELAVLGGGERLTLHAGAEGAQLILVAGRPLNEPVMRHGPFVMNTKQELMQAFVDFQEGRF; this is encoded by the coding sequence ATGAGCGCCACCTCCACCACCGCAGCGGTCCAAGTACTGCGCACGATTCGCGGCATGCCCACCTCCGACGGAGCCGGGGTCAAGCTGACCCGCGTGATCGGCACCCAGCAGCTGCCGGACCTGGACCCGTTTCTGATGCTGGACGAGTTCGGCACCGACAAGGCCGAAGACTATCTGGTCGGATTCCCCAGCCACCCGCATCGCGGCTTCGAGACGGTGACCTACATGCTCGACGGACGCATGCGGCACAAGGACAACCACGGCAACGAGGGCCTGCTCACCCCAGGCAGCGTGCAGTGGATGACCGCCGGGCGCGGGCTGATCCATTCGGAAATGCCCGAGCAGGAATCCGGGCGCATGCGCGGCTTTCAGCTGTGGGTAAATCTGCCGGCGCGCGACAAGATGACCGAGCCCAAGTATCAGGAATACGCACCGGAAAGCATTCCGGTCGCGCAGCCGGCGCTCGGTGTGACGGTCAAGGTGATCGCCGGCACCGTGGGCGAGGTGCGCGGGCCGATCGTGCAACCTGCCACCGACCCGCTGTATCTGGATATCGCACTGGCACCGAACGTCAGCTGGGATTACGTGCTGCCCAGCGGGCACAACGCGTTTGCATATGCCTTCGAAGGTGCGGTGACGGTGGGCGAGGGCGATGCTTCACGCGCGTTGCCGGCGCAGGAGCTGGCAGTGCTGGGCGGTGGCGAGCGTTTGACGCTGCACGCCGGTGCCGAGGGTGCGCAGCTGATCCTGGTCGCGGGCCGCCCGCTCAACGAGCCGGTGATGCGGCACGGCCCGTTCGTGATGAATACCAAGCAGGAATTGATGCAGGCCTTTGTCGATTTCCAGGAGGGTCGGTTTTGA